The segment CGGCCGCGCTGGCCTCCTCCGAGACGACGCCGCAGAACGACTCGTAGTCGATCAGGCCGGTGACGGTCGGGTTCTCGCCGCAGAGGGCGCAGTTCGGGTCCTTGCGGACCTTCACCGAGCGGTACTGCATCTCCAGGGCGTCGTAGATCATCAGCCGGCCGACCAGCGGCTCGCCGATGCCGGCCAGCAGCTTGATCGCCTCGTTGACCTGGATCGAGCCGATCGAGGCGCACAGCACGCCGAGCACGCCGCCCTCGGCGCAGGACGGGACCATGCCCGGCGGCGGGGCCTCCGGGTAGAGGCAGCGGTAGCAGGGGCCGTGCTCGGCCCAGAACACGCTGGCCTGGCCGTCGAAGCGGTAGATCGAACCCCACACGTACGGCTTGCCGAGCAGCACCGCGGCGTCGTTGACCAGGTACCGGGTGGCGAAGTTGTCGGTGCCGTCGACGATCAGGTCGTAGCCGGAGAAGATCTCCATCACGTTGTCGTTGTCCAGGCGCTCCTCGTGCAGGATCACCTCGACCAGCGGGTTGATCTCCTTGACCGAGTCCCGCGCGGACTGGGCCTTGGAGCGGCCGATGTCGGACTGGCCGTGGATGATCTGGCGCTGCAGGTTCGACTCGTCGACCGTGTCGAACTCGATGATGCCGAGCGTGCCGACACCGGCGGCGGCCATGTACATCAGGGCCGGGGACCCGAGGCCGCCGGCGCCGACGCACAGCACCTTGGCGTTCTTCAGCCGCTTCTGCCCGTCCATGCCCACGTCGGGGATGATCAGGTGGCGGGAGTACCGGCGGACCTCTTCGACGGTGAGCTCGGCGGCGGGCTCGACCAGGGGTGGCAGCGACACGGGGACTCCGATGGTCGTCAGGTTCTGTTCGACTACGCCAACAGTGTCACGCGCCCGGGGTATTCCAAGACAGTGGGTCCAGTGGGTGAGATGCGCGACACCGGATGCCGAGACCCCCGCCGTCCGGGCCAACCCCCTGGTCAGGCCCGGCCGTTCCGGATCACACCCGGCAGGCGGTCTCCAGCCAGACGTCCCCCAGCGACTCCTCCAACGGCACCTGCGTCCGCCATCCGAGACGGTCCCGGGCGGTCCGGACGTCGGCCTGCCGCCACTGCACCGGCTCCACCACCGTCCGGGCCTCCGCCGCCCGCAGCCC is part of the Kitasatospora cineracea genome and harbors:
- the moeZ gene encoding adenylyltransferase/sulfurtransferase MoeZ; this translates as MSLPPLVEPAAELTVEEVRRYSRHLIIPDVGMDGQKRLKNAKVLCVGAGGLGSPALMYMAAAGVGTLGIIEFDTVDESNLQRQIIHGQSDIGRSKAQSARDSVKEINPLVEVILHEERLDNDNVMEIFSGYDLIVDGTDNFATRYLVNDAAVLLGKPYVWGSIYRFDGQASVFWAEHGPCYRCLYPEAPPPGMVPSCAEGGVLGVLCASIGSIQVNEAIKLLAGIGEPLVGRLMIYDALEMQYRSVKVRKDPNCALCGENPTVTGLIDYESFCGVVSEEASAAAVGSTITSKQLKEWIDNGEAIDIIDVREVNEYEIVSIPGARLIPKNEFLMGNALQDLPQDKRIVLHCKTGVRSAEVLAVLKSAGFADAVHLGGGVIGWVNQIEPEKPVY